Proteins encoded within one genomic window of Brassica rapa cultivar Chiifu-401-42 chromosome A09, CAAS_Brap_v3.01, whole genome shotgun sequence:
- the LOC103843233 gene encoding polyadenylate-binding protein RBP45B isoform X1, protein MMQHPPPGGLLPHHVPPPSAQQHYGYQQPPPYAMPGAAPPQMWNPQAAPPSQPMTADEIRTLWIGDLQFWMDENFLYSCFAHTGEVLSVKVIRNKQTSQVEGYGFIEFVSHAAAERALQTYNNTPIPGLPDHLFRLNWASLGTGDKRDDSPDYTIFVGDLAADVTDYVLLETFRASYPSVKGAKVVIDRATGRTKGYGFVRFSDESEQIRAMSEMNGVPCSSRPMRIGPAASKKGVSGQRDSYQSAASGVPTDNDPNNTTVFVGGLDPTITDDHLKNVFSQYGEIVHVKIPAGKRCGFVQFSEKSCAEEAIRNLNGMQLGGTTVRLSWGRSPSSKQAADPSQYYYGGYGQGQEHYGYSMPQDPNAYYGGYPGGYQQPPQVGQQPPQQQQVGFSY, encoded by the exons ATGATGCAGCACCCACCACCCGGAGGTCTCCTTCCGCACCACGTTCCTCCTCCGTCTGCTCAACAGCACTACGGTTACCAGCAACCGCCTCCTTACGCCATGCCTGGAGCTGCTCCACCACAGATGTGGAATCCACAAGCAGCCCCACCAAGCCAGCCTATGACCGCCGACGAGATCCGTACTCTTTGGATCGGTGACTTGCAGTTTTGGATGGATGAGAATTTCCTATACAGCTGTTTTGCTCACACCGGAGAG GTTCTTTCTGTTAAAGTAATCCGCAACAAGCAAACCTCTCAAGTTGAAGGTTACGGTTTCATCGAGTTTGTATCACACGCCGCTGCTGAACGAGCGTTACAAACATACAACAACACTCCCATCCCTGGCCTTCCTGACCACCTCTTCAGATTGAACTGGGCCTCGTTGGGCACAGGAGATAAACGTGACGACTCGCCTGATTACACTATCTTCGTTGGTGATCTCGCCGCTGATGTCACTGACTACGTCTTGCTAGAGACGTTCAGAGCCTCGTATCCTTCGGTTAAAGGTGCGAAGGTTGTTATCGACAGAGCCACTGGGCGTACGAAGGGATACGGTTTCGTTAGGTTTTCTGATGAGAGTGAACAGATACGTGCCATGAGCGAGATGAACGGTGTTCCTTGTTCGAGTAGGCCTATGAGGATTGGGCCAGCTGCTAGCAAAAAAGGTGTGTCTGGTCAAAGAG ATTCATACCAGAGTGCTGCTTCAGGGGTTCCAACTGATAATGATCCAAATAACACCACT GTTTTTGTTGGTGGATTAGATCCCACTATCACGGATGATCATCTGAAGAATGTCTTTAGCCAATATGGCGAGATTGTCCATGTGAAAATACCTGCCGGAAAGCGCTGTGGATTCGTACAATTTTCTGAGAA AAGCTGTGCAGAGGAAGCAATTCGAAATTTGAATGGGATGCAGTTGGGTGGAACAACCGTCAGGCTATCATGGGGACGAAGTCCTTCATCTAAACAG GCGGCTGATCCGAGTCAGTATTATTACGGCGGGTATGGACAAGGACAGGAGCATTATGGGTATTCAATGCCGCAAGATCCTAATGCGTACTACGGAGGCTACCCTGGTGGGTATCAGCAGCCACCACAGGTGGGGCAGCAACCTCCACAGCAGCAACAAGTCGGGTTCAGCTACTAG
- the LOC103843230 gene encoding protein DETOXIFICATION 36, whose amino-acid sequence MGSEVVSAVENMQQPLLEPSKSDVDFRMESVLTDPHLPYYRRVYLAALIEIKFLFHLAAPAIFVYVINNGMSMLTRIFAGRMGSMQLAAASLGNSGFNMFTFGLMLGMGSAVETLCGQAHGAQRYDMLGVYLQRSTVVLLVTGLPVTLLFIFSTPLLTLLGEPADVASTASIFIYGMIPMIFAYAVNFPIQKFLQSQSIVTPSAYISAATLVLHLLLSWLAVFKLGWGLLGLSAIHSLSWWIIVIAQIMYIKMSPRCRRTWAGFSWKAFDGLWDFFRLSAASAVMLCLEAWYAQILVLLAGLLKNPELALDALAICMAISAISFMVSVGFNAAASVRVSNELGAGHPRSAAFSTVVTTGVSFILALFEAVVILSWRQVISYVFTDSPAVAEAVAELSPYLAITIVLNGIQPVLSGVAVGCGWQAFVAYVNIGCYYIVGIPIGYVLGFTYDMGAKGIWTGMIGGTLMQTIILLIVTIRTDWDKEVETASRRLDQWEDSQAPLLKQ is encoded by the exons ATGGGTTCGGAAGTCGTATCCGCCGTGGAAAACATGCAGCAACCTTTACTTGAGCCATCAAAATCGGATGTCGACTTCAGGATGGAGAGTGTGTTAACAGACCCTCACTTGCCTTATTACCGGCGAGTTTACTTGGCGGCGTTGATAGAGATCAAGTTTCTATTCCACCTTGCAGCTCCGGCTATCTTCGTCTACGTGATCAACAATGGCATGTCCATGCTCACTCGTATCTTCGCTGGTCGAATGGGAAGTATGCAACTCGCCGCAGCTTCTCTAGGAAACAGCGGTTTCAACATGTTCACCTTTGGTCTCATG CTTGGAATGGGAAGTGCAGTGGAGACACTATGTGGGCAAGCCCACGGGGCTCAGAGATACGACATGCTCGGCGTCTACTTACAAAGATCCACCGTGGTTTTACTCGTCACCGGACTTCCAGTGACATTACTCTTCATCTTCTCTACACCTCTCCTCACTTTACTCGGCGAGCCAGCTGACGTGGCATCAACGGCTTCCATCTTTATCTACGGTATGATCCCTATGATCTTCGCTTACGCCGTTAACTTCCCTATACAAAAGTTCCTCCAGTCACAGAGCATCGTTACGCCTAGCGCTTACATCTCAGCAGCCACCCTCGTCCTCCACCTGCTCCTCTCATGGCTCGCTGTCTTCAAGCTTGGATGGGGTTTACTTGGTCTCTCCGCGATCCACAGTCTCTCATGGTGGATCATTGTCATTGCTCAGATCATGTATATCAAGATGAGCCCTAGGTGTCGCCGGACTTGGGCAGGGTTTAGCTGGAAAGCTTTCGACGGTCTATGGGACTTTTTCCGGTTATCTGCGGCTTCGGCGGTCATGCTCTGCCTTGAGGCTTGGTATGCTCAGATTCTTGTTCTCCTTGCCGGACTTCTCAAAAACCCTGAACTTGCTTTGGATGCCCTAGCTATATG CATGGCAATTTCTGCAATCTCGTTCATGGTCTCCGTTGGATTCAACGCAGCTGCAAG tGTGAGAGTTAGTAACGAATTGGGCGCTGGACATCCCAGATCAGCGGCATTTTCAACTGTAGTAACTACAGGAGTATCGTTTATACTGGCATTGTTTGAAGCTGTAGTGATCCTCTCGTGGCGGCAAGTCATCAGCTACGTTTTTACAGACAGTCCAGCGGTTGCCGAAGCCGTAGCCGAACTCTCTCCTTATTTGGCCATTACCATAGTTCTTAACGGAATTCAACCAGTTTTATCCG GTGTGGCCGTTGGATGTGGGTGGCAAGCATTTGTGGCATACGTGAACATAGGATGTTATTACATTGTGGGGATTCCAATTGGTTATGTTCTTGGTTTCACCTATGATATGGGAGCTAAG GGAATATGGACAGGAATGATTGGGGGCACACTCATGCAGACTATTATCTTGCTTATCGTCACTATCCGAACTGATTGGGATAAAGAG GTGGAGACGGCTTCGAGACGATTAGACCAGTGGGAAGACTCTCAAGCGCCGCTTCTTAAGCagtaa
- the LOC103843233 gene encoding polyadenylate-binding protein RBP45B isoform X2 → MMQHPPPGGLLPHHVPPPSAQQHYGYQQPPPYAMPGAAPPQMWNPQAAPPSQPMTADEIRTLWIGDLQFWMDENFLYSCFAHTGEVLSVKVIRNKQTSQVEGYGFIEFVSHAAAERALQTYNNTPIPGLPDHLFRLNWASLGTGDKRDDSPDYTIFVGDLAADVTDYVLLETFRASYPSVKGAKVVIDRATGRTKGYGFVRFSDESEQIRAMSEMNGVPCSSRPMRIGPAASKKDSYQSAASGVPTDNDPNNTTVFVGGLDPTITDDHLKNVFSQYGEIVHVKIPAGKRCGFVQFSEKSCAEEAIRNLNGMQLGGTTVRLSWGRSPSSKQAADPSQYYYGGYGQGQEHYGYSMPQDPNAYYGGYPGGYQQPPQVGQQPPQQQQVGFSY, encoded by the exons ATGATGCAGCACCCACCACCCGGAGGTCTCCTTCCGCACCACGTTCCTCCTCCGTCTGCTCAACAGCACTACGGTTACCAGCAACCGCCTCCTTACGCCATGCCTGGAGCTGCTCCACCACAGATGTGGAATCCACAAGCAGCCCCACCAAGCCAGCCTATGACCGCCGACGAGATCCGTACTCTTTGGATCGGTGACTTGCAGTTTTGGATGGATGAGAATTTCCTATACAGCTGTTTTGCTCACACCGGAGAG GTTCTTTCTGTTAAAGTAATCCGCAACAAGCAAACCTCTCAAGTTGAAGGTTACGGTTTCATCGAGTTTGTATCACACGCCGCTGCTGAACGAGCGTTACAAACATACAACAACACTCCCATCCCTGGCCTTCCTGACCACCTCTTCAGATTGAACTGGGCCTCGTTGGGCACAGGAGATAAACGTGACGACTCGCCTGATTACACTATCTTCGTTGGTGATCTCGCCGCTGATGTCACTGACTACGTCTTGCTAGAGACGTTCAGAGCCTCGTATCCTTCGGTTAAAGGTGCGAAGGTTGTTATCGACAGAGCCACTGGGCGTACGAAGGGATACGGTTTCGTTAGGTTTTCTGATGAGAGTGAACAGATACGTGCCATGAGCGAGATGAACGGTGTTCCTTGTTCGAGTAGGCCTATGAGGATTGGGCCAGCTGCTAGCAAAAAAG ATTCATACCAGAGTGCTGCTTCAGGGGTTCCAACTGATAATGATCCAAATAACACCACT GTTTTTGTTGGTGGATTAGATCCCACTATCACGGATGATCATCTGAAGAATGTCTTTAGCCAATATGGCGAGATTGTCCATGTGAAAATACCTGCCGGAAAGCGCTGTGGATTCGTACAATTTTCTGAGAA AAGCTGTGCAGAGGAAGCAATTCGAAATTTGAATGGGATGCAGTTGGGTGGAACAACCGTCAGGCTATCATGGGGACGAAGTCCTTCATCTAAACAG GCGGCTGATCCGAGTCAGTATTATTACGGCGGGTATGGACAAGGACAGGAGCATTATGGGTATTCAATGCCGCAAGATCCTAATGCGTACTACGGAGGCTACCCTGGTGGGTATCAGCAGCCACCACAGGTGGGGCAGCAACCTCCACAGCAGCAACAAGTCGGGTTCAGCTACTAG
- the LOC103843235 gene encoding glucose-6-phosphate/phosphate translocator 2, chloroplastic, with translation MISSIKPVSSSLTAIAAVRRTVSPKLRFSPLPIIRNFENSPLRVSSPHNLSTFSLVAEKQRRDGFRVGAYEADRSQPIEIGVEVPDEQSGQKVKIGIYFATWWALNVVFNIYNKKVLNAFPYPWLTSTLSLACGSLMMLVSWVTRVAEAPKTDLDFWKTLFPVAVAHTIGHVAATVSMSKVAVSFTHIIKSGEPAFSVLVSRLFLGETFPLPVYLSLLPIIGGCALAAVTELNFNMIGFMGAMISNLAFVFRNIFSKKGMKGNSVSGMNYYACLSMMSLLLVTPFAIAVEGPQMWAAGWQNAVSEIGPNFVWWVVAQSVFYHLYNQVSYMSLDQITPLTFSVGNTMKRISVIVASIIIFHTPIRPVNGLGAAIAILGTFIYSQAKQ, from the exons ATGATTTCTTCGATTAAACCGGTTTCCTCCTCCTTAACCGCAATCGCCGCCGTGAGACGAACAGTTTCTCCAAAGCTCCGGTTTTCTCCCTTACCCATCATCAGAAACTTCGAGAACTCCCCTCTCCGCGTCTCATCTCCCCACAATCTCTCGACTTTTTCTCTGGTGGCGGAGAAGCAGAGGCGTGATGGTTTCAGGGTTGGAGCTTACGAGGCGGACCGGTCTCAGCCGATTGAGATCGGTGTGGAAGTTCCTGATGAACAGTCAGGGCAGAAGGTTAAGATTGGGATCTACTTCGCGACTTGGTGGGCGCTGAACGTTGTGTTCAATATCTACAACAAGAAGGTTCTGAACGCGTTTCCTTACCCGTGGCTGACCTCGACGCTTTCTCTCGCTTGTGGGTCGTTGATGATGCTCGTCTCTTGGGTCACTCGAGTCGCTGAGGCTCCTAAGACCGATCTCGATTTCTGGAAAACTCTCTTCCCG GTGGCGGTGGCGCATACGATAGGACATGTAGCAGCTACGGTGAGTATGTCCAAAGTGGCAGTGTCCTTCACACACATCATCAAGAGTGGTGAACCAGCCTTTAGCGTTCTCGTGTCTAGGCTATTCTTAGGAGAAACATTCCCTCTACCTGTTTACCTTTCTCTCTTACCAATCATTGGAGGATGTGCTCTCGCTGCTGTCACAGAGCTCAACTTCAATATGATCG GGTTTATGGGGGCcatgatatcaaatttggcgttTGTGTTTCGCAACATATTCTCAAAGAAGGGGATGAAGGGGAATTCAGTGAGTGGGATGAACTACTACGCTTGTTTATCTATGATGTCTCTTCTTCTCGTCACTCCTTTTGCCATTGCCGTGGAAGGTCCTCAAATGTGGGCTGCTGGCTGGCAAAACGCTGTCTCTGAaattggaccaaactttgtctG GTGGGTAGTGGCACAAAGTGTGTTCTACCATTTGTATAATCAAGTCTCATACATGTCCCTCGACCAGATTACTCCTTTGACGTTTAGCGTTGGGAACACAATGAAGCGAATCTCAGTCATTGTGGCCTCCATCATCATCTTCCATACCCCGATTAGACCTGTCAATGGTCTAGGTGCTGCCATTGCGATTCTTGGAACTTTCATCTATTCTCag GCAAAGCAGTGA
- the LOC103843231 gene encoding uncharacterized protein LOC103843231 has product MLQFTKDNHHRKNTKSQKMTLFKRPCMYSKVHKEDPEEVLHQRAKFLIYKTLQEVDLVSRRSSPSSSFLRMKLLRLKVEIGKSLTKLRQSVVSAVSFGGIRKHSQSGVRALKKMFHGGATKGLPRPIFSLEV; this is encoded by the coding sequence ATGCTTCAATTCACAAAAGATAATCATCATCGGAAAAACACTAAAAGCCAGAAAATGACCCTCTTTAAAAGGCCATGCATGTACTCAAAGGTGCACAAGGAAGATCCAGAAGAGGTGTTGCACCAACGAGCCAAGTTCTTGATTTACAAAACGCTTCAAGAAGTGGACCTGGTTTCTCGGCGTTCTTCTCCTTCCTCGTCGTTTCTACGGATGAAGCTTTTAAGGTTGAAGGTAGAGATCGGAAAGAGTTTGACTAAGCTGCGACAGAGCGTAGTATCCGCCGTAAGTTTTGGTGGAATTCGAAAGCATTCTCAAAGCGGCGTGAGAGCCTTGAAGAAGATGTTCCACGGTGGTGCAACAAAAGGACTACCTAGGCCTATTTTCAGTCTTGAAGTTTGA
- the LOC103843234 gene encoding cytochrome P450 77A3 — MDLTDVIIFLFALYFLNLWWRRYSSSRSSQCRMNIPPGPKGWPLVGNLLQVIFQGRHFVFIMRDLRKKYGPIFTMQMGQRTMIIVTDEKLIHEALVQRGPTFASRPPDSPIRLIFSVGKCAINSAEYGSLWRTLRRNFVTELVTPTRVKQCSWIRTWAMENHMKRIQTESVEKGFVEVMSQCRLTICSILICLCFGAKISEEKIKNIENVLKDVMLITSPKLPDFLPVFTPLFRRQVREARELRKTQLECLVPLIKNRRAFVDAKESPNEEMVSPIGAAYVDSLFSLKPVERGGELRDEEIVTLCSEIVSAGTDTSATTLEWALLHLVTDQNIQEKLYEEVVGVVGKHGVVEEDDVAKMPYLEAIVKETLRRHPPGHFLLSHAAVKDTELGGYDIPAGAYVEFYTAWVTENPEIWSDPGKFRPERFLAGGDGVNADWTGTRGVTMLPFGAGRRICPAWSLGILHINLMLARMIHSFKWIPVPDSPPDPTETYAFTVVMKNSLKARIQSRT; from the coding sequence ATGGATCTTACTGATGTTATCATTTTCTTGTTTGCTCTCTATTTCCTCAACCTGTGGTGGCGCCGCTACTCCTCCTCCCGAAGCAGCCAATGTCGCATGAACATCCCGCCGGGACCAAAAGGATGGCCACTAGTCGGAAACCTACTCCAAGTCATATTCCAAGGTCGACATTTCGTCTTCATAATGCGTGACTTACGTAAAAAGTACGGTCCAATATTCACCATGCAAATGGGACAACGTACGATGATTATTGTCACGGACGAGAAACTCATCCACGAGGCTCTAGTCCAACGCGGCCCTACGTTCGCTTCCCGGCCACCGGACTCACCGATCCGCCTCATTTTTAGCGTCGGAAAATGCGCTATCAACTCGGCTGAGTACGGATCTTTGTGGAGGACTCTAAGGAGGAACTTTGTGACGGAGCTTGTGACGCCGACGAGAGTTAAGCAATGCTCGTGGATAAGGACGTGGGCTATGGAGAATCATATGAAGAGGATTCAAACGGAGAGTGTTGAGAAAGGTTTTGTTGAAGTTATGAGTCAATGTAGGCTAACGATTTGTAGCATCTTGATATGTCTTTGTTTCGGAGCCAAGATCAGCGAGGAAAAGATCAAGAACATAGAGAATGTACTTAAGGACGTCATGCTTATAACTTCACCGAAGTTACCTGACTTTTTACCGGTTTTCACTCCGTTGTTTCGGCGTCAAGTTAGAGAAGCGAGAGAGCTAAGAAAGACGCAGCTAGAGTGTCTCGTGCCATTGATCAAGAACCGTCGTGCGTTTGTTGACGCTAAGGAGAGTCCTAACGAAGAGATGGTGAGTCCCATTGGTGCAGCTTATGTGGATTCTTTGTTTAGTTTGAAGCCGGTGGAGAGAGGCGGTGAGCTAAGAGATGAAGAGATAGTGACTTTGTGTTCGGAGATTGTCTCGGCCGGTACGGACACAAGTGCAACTACGCTTGAATGGGCGTTACTTCATCTAGTGACCGACCAAAACATACAAGAGAAGCTGTACGAGGAAGTTGTTGGAGTTGTTGGCAAACACGGCGTCGTTGAAGAGGACGACGTGGCGAAGATGCCTTACTTGGAGGCAATAGTGAAAGAGACTCTCCGTAGACATCCTCCTGGACATTTTCTTCTCTCTCACGCCGCCGTGAAAGATACGGAGCTTGGCGGGTATGATATTCCGGCAGGGGCGTACGTGGAGTTTTACACTGCTTGGGTTACTGAGAACCCGGAGATATGGTCGGATCCGGGTAAGTTTCGACCCGAGAGGTTTTTAGCCGGTGGAGATGGTGTTAATGCTGACTGGACCGGGACACGTGGTGTAACAATGTTGCCTTTTGGTGCGGGTCGTCGGATCTGTCCGGCTTGGTCATTGGGGATTCTACACATTAACTTGATGCTTGCTAGGATGATCCATTCGTTTAAATGGATCCCGGTTCCGGATTCTCCACCCGACCCGACCGAGACTTACGCGTTTACCGTCGTGATGAAAAACTCTCTCAAAGCTCGGATCCAGTCAAGGACTTGA